The DNA window ACCAACCTTGTGAGAGTCCTCAAAGAAGCTTCATCACAGAGcaagaaaaatgatttattcgGATTTATTTGTGATATTGCTAGAAGTGCAATTGGAAGCCAAAAATCTCCAGTTGCCTCTGTGAGTGACACTTTTCTCCATTTGTCGCAGTCATATAATATAAACAACGATGTCGCTGTTGATAACTGGAAAGCTATGTTTGATTCAATACGGAATGCTGAAAAAGCAAACGAAACAATTGAAGACTTGAATGAATTTCCAACTTTCAGATTGGAAGATTTCTTTGATAAAGTAAGTACATAAACAACCTATAATGATATTAATACATCATTTTGTTGATATATGTTTCTCTTAGTTGACATTGGATTATTCCTACAGTTTAAAAAGTAACATTGTTGAACTAATTTTTGAACAGGCTGTAGAACAAAGAAACAAAGATAACTTACCTACCTCAACAGCTGGTGATCCTGAAGAGGTCAGACCgtttgttgaagaagacgaACAAAGAAAGGAGAACATGATTTGTGATGACCATAACGAATCAAACTCTCCTATCTTGACAGCCATACTAGGATCTCCACGGACAGCATCCCCATCTCTCCCACAACAAGAAGTCAATGCTTCAGAGCATGACAACACACTCGCATCACTAATAGGATCTGAGAACAGGGGAAGTGAGTTGACCTCACCAGTTGGTGATCCTGAAGAGGCCAGACCATCTGTTGAAGAAGACAAACAAAGAAAGGAGAACATGATTTGTGATGACCATAACGAATCAAACTCTCCTATCTTGACAGCCATACTAGGATCTCCACGGACATCATCCCCATCTCTCCAACAACAAGAAGTCAATGCTTCAGAGCATGACAACACACTGGCATCACTAATAGGATCTGAGAACAGGGGAAgtgagttggaaattcaagaagaTGTTGAAGCTGATAGAGAGTTAAGAACACAAGATGCCTTGCACATATTATCAAAAGTATGTGATGACTATGAAATCAGAAACAATGAAGAAGCAATCAAGGCCACAAACACCATTGTTGATATCATAAATGAACAGGTACAATTTATAATGATTATCTTAAACTCTAGAAGCtttgtatataaattttatagatTTTATATAAGTTAGTGACATTGTGGATATCGTATTtgacatttataaatacataattaacaTGGTATAGCATGGCGTTTCAGGAAGATAGGGAGGATGCAGCTGCATGCTCAATTGTTGAATATATGATGCAAGAGGGTCTTGAAACAATGGATGACACACCTCCTGAATGGAACGTGCAAAAACAAGGATATAAATGGATAGAGAAGATGCatgaggaaaaagaaaaaactcCTGAAAACACAGAGAGAAGAATGACTGTCTACCAGGTAAAATAAGTAAATTAaccttattattttttaaaaaatgacttgtatatgtagttgacagaGCATGTAGAGTAGTTGACATAACTTGTATGTGAAGTTTACACGATATCTATTGTAGTTGACATAATTATATTAGTTATTGATATGGTTAGTATAATATAGTTGACATGATTTGTGATGGTAAATAACATTAAATTCACTGACAACAGAACCCTGTTCCTATCTCTGAGATTCCACTGGCTGAAGCTAGAGAGAGACGGACTCATGCTGAAATGCGCCCCAGCCCAGTGCTACGATCACCATTTGAAATACGAGCTGTGCATATGAAACCAACCCTGAACCTGGATGAAAGAGATATCTACTACTACATAGTAGAAACTGAAGGAACAAAAGAGTATGTGTAATTTAATTCTTTGAATCACTTCTAAATTTCTATGCAGTTGACATAATTTATGAATGATGTTTAAATGTTGTCTGCATGATTTCATTTCAGTGATACATGTGCTTACACTAATGGCTTTGTTTGGGCAAGCAAAGGAGTGTTTTCATCTCTGAAACCCCATACAGAAATCAGTATAGGTGTAATTGATGTATGGGCAACATACCTGAACTTCAGAGAAAATGAAAGGGCAGAAACGTCACCTCCACGACTGTTTCTAACAACATCCCCATGTGTGAGTAATCTAAATTTATACAAAAACTATTTGAATGACATATATCACTCACAAAAAATGTTGAATGCAGTATTTGAATATAACAAATCGGGAGCCTCATTGGAATCCATTACAATCCAAGAACAACTTTATATAACGAATTGATCAAGAGACTAGTAGAATACAAGATTTTGATTGGAGAAAAATTGATTtggtaaaaaatttatttttgtacaaAGATCTCACAATGTCAACAACATAAATTTGGACAGGTGTTGTCAAATTCTTTTATCTAATATTTTCTCTCATATTATACAGGTCTTCTTCCCAGTTTTTACAAGTGGCTATTACTACCTTGTTGTATTTTGGATGAAGATCAACAAAATTGAGATAATAGATAGTGTCAAACCACCAAAAGGCAAGGATCCATTGGAAA is part of the Salvia splendens isolate huo1 chromosome 22, SspV2, whole genome shotgun sequence genome and encodes:
- the LOC121786801 gene encoding uncharacterized protein LOC121786801, whose amino-acid sequence is MICDDHNESNSPILTAILGSPRTASPSLPQQEVNASEHDNTLASLIGSENRGSELTSPVGDPEEARPSVEEDKQRKENMICDDHNESNSPILTAILGSPRTSSPSLQQQEVNASEHDNTLASLIGSENRGSELEIQEDVEADRELRTQDALHILSKVCDDYEIRNNEEAIKATNTIVDIINEQEDREDAAACSIVEYMMQEGLETMDDTPPEWNVQKQGYKWIEKMHEEKEKTPENTERRMTVYQNPVPISEIPLAEARERRTHAEMRPSPVLRSPFEIRAVHMKPTLNLDERDIYYYIVETEGTKDDTCAYTNGFVWASKGVFSSLKPHTEISIGVIDVWATYLNFRENERAETSPPRLI